A genomic region of Paroedura picta isolate Pp20150507F chromosome 4, Ppicta_v3.0, whole genome shotgun sequence contains the following coding sequences:
- the PRPF6 gene encoding pre-mRNA-processing factor 6 translates to MNRKKKPFLGMPAPLGYVPGLGRGATGFTTRSDIGPARDANDPVDDRHAPPGKRTVGDQMKKNQAADDDDEDLNDTNYDEFNGYAGSLFSSGPYEKDDEEADAIYAALDKRMDERRKERREQREKEEIEKYRMERPKIQQQFSDLKRKLAEVTEEEWLSIPEVGDARNKRQRNPRYEKLTPVPDSFFAKHLQSGENHTSVDPRQTQFGGLNTPYPGGLNTPYPGGMTPGLMTPGTGELDMRKIGQARNTLMDMRLSQVSDSVSGQTVVDPKGYLTDLNSMIPTHGGDINDIKKARLLLKSVRETNPHHPPAWIASARLEEVTGKLQVARNLIMKGTEMCPKSEDVWLEAARLQPGDTAKAVVAQAVRHLPQSVRIYIRAAELETDIRAKKRVLRKALEHVPNSVRLWKAAVELEEPEDARIMLSRAVECCPTSVELWLALARLETYENARKVLNKARENIPTDRHIWITAAKLEEANGNTQMVEKIVDRAITSLRANGVEINREQWIQDAEECDKAGSVATCQAIMRAVIGIGIEEEDRKHTWMEDADSCVAHNALECARAIYAYALQVFPSKKSVWLRAAYFEKNHGTRESLEALLQRAVAHCPKAEVLWLMGAKSKWLAGDVPAARSILALAFQANPNSEEIWLAAVKLESENNEYERARRLLAKARSSAPTARVFMKSVKLEWVLGNIAAAQDLCEEALRHYEDFPKLWMMKGQIEEQQELIEKAREAYNQGLKKCPGSIPLWLLLSRLEEKVGQLTRARAILEKSRLKNPKNQDLWLESVRLEYRAGLKNIANTLMAKALQECPNSGILWSEAIFLEARPQRKTKSVDALKKCEHDPHVLLAVAKLFWSERKITKAREWFHRTVKIDSDLGDAWAFFYKFELQHGTEEQQEEVRKRCENAEPRHGELWCEVSKDISNWQRKIGEILMLVAAKIKNTF, encoded by the exons TTCAACGGCTATGCCGGGAGCCTGTTCTCGAGTGGGCCCTATGAAAAAGATGACGAAGAAGCTGATGCAATCTATGCTGCTCTGGATAAGAGGATGGatgaaagaagaaaggagagacg AGAACAGCGTGAGAAGGAGGAGATTGAAAAGTACCGAATGGAACGGCCCAAAATCCAGCAGCAGTTTTCAGATCTGAAA AGAAAACTCGCCGAAGTCACCGAGGAGGAATGGCTGAGCATCCCCGAAGTTGGTGATGCGAGGAACAAGCGGCAAAGGAACCCACGCTACGAGAAGCTGACTCCTGTTCCCGACAGCTTCTTCGCCAAGCACTTGCAGTCCGGGGAGAACCACACCTCCGTTGATCCCAGACAGACG CAATTTGGAGGTCTGAACACGCCCTACCCTGGGGGCTTAAACACTCCTTATCCAGGTGGAATGACCCCTGGGCTGATGACGCCTGGCACAGGGGAGCTGGACATGAGGAAGATCGGCCAAGCCAGGAACACCCTGATGGACATGAGACTGAGCCAG GTATCTGATTCTGTGAGCGGCCAAACCGTGGTGGATCCCAAGGGCTATCTGACCGACTTGAATTCCATGATACCCACGCACGGTGGAGATATCAA CGACATCAAGAAAGCACGCTTGCTCCTGAAGTCCGTACGCGAGACTAACCCTCACCACCCGCCAGCCTGGATCGCCTCTGCGCGCTTGGAGGAGGTGACCGGCAAGCTTCAAGTCGCCCGCAACCTCATAATGAAGGGGACAGAAATGTGTCCGAAG AGTGAAGACGTCTGGCTGGAAGCTGCCCGGTTGCAACCCGGGGACACTGCCAAGGCCGTGGTAGCCCAGGCGGTTCGGCACCTCCCGCAGTCGGTCCGGATTTATATCCGAGCGGCGGAGCTGGAGACGGACATCCGGGCAAAGAAGCGAGTCCTTCGGAAAG CGCTAGAGCACGTCCCGAACTCGGTGCGCTTGTGGAAGGCAGCGGTAGAGCTGGAAGAGCCTGAGGATGCGCGGATCATGCTCAGCCGGGCTGTGGAATGCTGCCCCACCAGCGTGGAA CTTTGGCTGGCTCTGGCGAGGCTGGAGACGTACGAGAACGCCCGCAAAGTCCTCAACAAGGCCCGGGAGAACATTCCCACGGACCGGCACATCTGGATCACAGCTGCCAAGCTGGAGGAGGCCAACGGGAACACTCAGATGGTGGAGAAGATCGTTGACCGAGCCATCACCTCGTTACGGGCTAACGGGGTGGAAATCAACCGGGAACAGTGGATCCAG GATGCCGAGGAGTGCGATAAAGCCGGCAGCGTGGCCACGTGCCAGGCAATCATGAGGGCCGTGATCGGCATCGGGATCGAGGAGGAAGACCGGAAGCACACCTGGATGGAGGACGCCGACAGC TGTGTCGCTCACAATGCTCTGGAGTGCGCCCGGGCCATCTACGCGTACGCCTTGCAAGTCTTCCCCAGCAAGAAAAGCGTCTGGCTGCGAGCAGCTTATTTCGAAAAGAATCACGGAACCAG GGAATCCCTGGAGGCGCTCCTACAAAGGGCGGTCGCCCACTGCCCCAAAGCAGAAGTCCTCTGGCTCATGGGGGCCAAGTCGAAGTGGCTCGCCGGAGACGTCCCCGCGGCCAGGAGCATTTTGGCCTTGGCTTTCCAG GCCAACCCCAACAGCGAGGAGATTTGGCTGGCCGCCGTCAAGCTGGAATCCGAAAACAACGAATATGAAAGGGCCAGGAGGCTGCTGGCCAAGGCCCGGAGCAGCGCCCCGACAGCCCGG GTCTTCATGAAATCCGTCAAGCTCGAGTGGGTGCTGGGGAACATTGCCGCGGCTCAGGACCTCTGCGAGGAAGCCCTGCGTCACTACGAGGACTTCCCCAAGCTGTGGATGATGAAGGGGCAGATCGAGGAGCAGCAGGAGCTGATCGAAAAGGCCCGGGAGGCCTACAACCAAGGG CTGAAGAAGTGTCCTGGTTCCATCCCCCTCTGGCTCCTGCTGTCCAGGCTGGAGGAGAAGGTGGGCCAGCTCACCCGAGCCAGAGCCATCTTGGAGAAGTCCCGGTTAAAGAATCCCAAGAACCAAGACCTGTG GCTGGAGTCTGTCCGGTTGGAATACCGAGCAGGACTGAAGAACATCGCAAACACACTGATGGCCAAAGCTCTGCAGGAGTGCCCCAATTCTG gaatcctgtggtcagaagcGATCTTCCTTGAGGCCCGGCCCCAGAGGAAAACCAAAAGCGTGGACGCCCTGAAGAAGTGTGAGCACGACCCCCATGTCCTCCTGGCCGTGGCCAA GCTCTTCTGGAGCGAGCGTAAAATCACCAAGGCTCGCGAGTGGTTCCATCGGACGGTGAAGATCGACTCGGATCTGGGAGACGCCTGGGCTTTCTTCTACAAGTTTGAGCTTCAGCACGGCACGGAG gagcagcaggaagaggTACGGAAGCGCTGCGAGAACGCGGAGCCACGCCACGGGGAGTTGTGGTGCGAGGTCTCCAAGGACATCAGCAACTGGCAGAGGAAGATCGGCGAGATCCTGATGCTGGTTGCGGCCAAAATCAAAAACACCTTCTAG